The following are from one region of the Pseudodesulfovibrio piezophilus C1TLV30 genome:
- a CDS encoding DUF4198 domain-containing protein, translated as MKKRLIPFLTAVCVLTVVGSAFAHFMVMYTPEVALHSGSDLDMRVLFTHPAEAGHMMDMGGIEEFYVLTQRGDSKVKKTDLKGYLKDIEWANPHAKAPAFSAMIPKKVVRSMGDYVFVMKPGHYFEKEEGVYMQQITKLILNVGGVPGNWADPVGLPCEIVPLIKPYGLWTGNVFKAQVLSEGKPVAGAEVEVEFMNHMPDLSTNSMPAEGTVEYPHDAFVTQTIYSDANGYIAFGIPKAGWWGFAALGVGPEKEYKGKELGQDAVIWVKAVDMK; from the coding sequence ATGAAAAAGCGTTTGATTCCCTTTCTCACTGCCGTATGCGTCCTGACTGTGGTGGGGTCAGCCTTTGCCCACTTCATGGTGATGTACACCCCGGAAGTCGCTTTGCACAGCGGTTCGGATCTAGACATGCGTGTCTTGTTTACCCACCCTGCTGAGGCTGGGCACATGATGGACATGGGCGGTATTGAGGAATTTTATGTACTCACCCAACGCGGTGATTCAAAGGTCAAAAAAACTGATTTGAAAGGGTATCTAAAAGATATCGAGTGGGCCAATCCGCATGCGAAGGCTCCTGCCTTTTCTGCCATGATTCCCAAAAAAGTCGTCCGTTCCATGGGCGATTATGTCTTTGTCATGAAGCCCGGACACTATTTCGAAAAGGAAGAAGGCGTCTACATGCAGCAGATCACCAAGCTGATCCTGAATGTCGGCGGCGTTCCCGGAAATTGGGCTGACCCTGTCGGCTTGCCGTGCGAAATCGTGCCTCTCATCAAGCCTTACGGTTTGTGGACAGGAAATGTTTTCAAGGCTCAGGTCTTGTCCGAGGGCAAACCTGTTGCTGGCGCGGAAGTGGAAGTCGAATTCATGAACCACATGCCGGATCTCAGCACCAACTCCATGCCTGCTGAAGGCACTGTTGAATACCCTCACGATGCTTTTGTCACTCAGACAATCTATTCCGATGCCAATGGGTACATTGCCTTTGGCATTCCCAAAGCCGGTTGGTGGGGCTTTGCCGCACTCGGAGTCGGTCCTGAAAAAGAATACAAAGGCAAGGAACTCGGTCAGGACGCAGTCATCTGGGTCAAAGCCGTGGATATGAAATAA
- a CDS encoding HD-GYP domain-containing protein — protein MTNLPQMRAIELEDICEFQVLDAVQMTVHQFAESLSHIIDAKDHSTHSHSEEVAVMSQTIGQQMGLSAKQSDILHLAGHLHDIGKVGIQDAILKKRGPLTRKEFNIIKKHPVIGAQIMAPVAPFAGKNGIVKMILHHHERFDGNGYPDGLRARNIPLGARIIAVADSLSAMLQDRPYRRAMFYEEALQEIYDCSGSQFDPVVVNALFSVKGIIKTYLCSLHKNKDVA, from the coding sequence ATGACGAACCTCCCTCAGATGCGAGCCATTGAACTTGAGGATATTTGCGAATTCCAGGTGCTGGATGCAGTCCAGATGACGGTACACCAATTCGCGGAATCCTTGAGCCATATCATTGATGCCAAGGATCACAGTACTCACTCCCATTCCGAGGAGGTCGCCGTCATGTCCCAAACCATTGGCCAGCAAATGGGGCTGAGCGCAAAGCAGTCGGACATTCTTCACCTTGCAGGGCATCTGCATGATATCGGGAAGGTCGGTATTCAGGATGCCATCCTGAAGAAACGTGGACCATTGACTCGAAAGGAATTCAATATCATCAAGAAACACCCGGTCATAGGCGCACAAATCATGGCTCCAGTCGCTCCCTTTGCCGGAAAGAACGGCATTGTAAAAATGATTCTGCACCATCATGAACGGTTTGACGGGAATGGCTATCCGGATGGACTTCGTGCGCGGAATATTCCTCTTGGCGCTCGTATTATCGCTGTGGCGGACAGTCTTTCAGCCATGTTGCAGGACCGTCCCTATCGACGGGCCATGTTTTATGAAGAAGCGCTCCAGGAAATCTACGATTGTTCCGGTTCTCAGTTTGATCCGGTGGTTGTCAATGCCCTGTTCAGTGTGAAGGGAATTATCAAGACCTATTTGTGTTCATTGCATAAGAATAAGGATGTTGCATGA
- a CDS encoding DUF6162 family protein: protein MGKKHPLPLCEVIVKPSGSGLETRLVLLAALLTVIVCGGIIMVRHATATVQEAPSWQMNAFTDLRSEELATFNALYTAAPEIEAFHEDEDGRWPSVTELRAEFVPPFVQDAAWQRNGGLDWARSLISTSDKHIACYLGSPMEQDKSGSFLLIMLHGHVKKEGNAGASSHVPYEIWLHASPVAEFPDLVTDQALINAGWRVVVARKGEDEMRRTKGEGYIQ, encoded by the coding sequence ATGGGGAAGAAACACCCTTTGCCTCTTTGTGAGGTCATCGTCAAACCATCCGGTTCCGGGTTGGAAACCCGTCTTGTTCTTTTGGCGGCACTCCTGACAGTGATAGTGTGTGGGGGCATCATCATGGTTCGTCATGCCACGGCTACGGTCCAGGAAGCTCCCTCATGGCAGATGAATGCATTTACTGATCTTCGCTCTGAAGAGTTGGCAACATTCAACGCCTTGTATACAGCAGCTCCCGAAATTGAGGCATTTCATGAGGATGAAGACGGGCGTTGGCCTTCGGTCACTGAACTCAGAGCCGAGTTTGTCCCTCCTTTTGTGCAGGATGCGGCATGGCAACGAAATGGTGGGTTGGATTGGGCGCGAAGTCTCATCAGTACCAGTGACAAGCATATCGCTTGCTATCTCGGAAGTCCCATGGAGCAGGATAAATCCGGCTCTTTCCTGCTGATCATGTTGCATGGACATGTCAAAAAGGAAGGGAACGCAGGGGCATCCTCGCATGTGCCTTACGAGATCTGGCTTCACGCTTCACCCGTGGCCGAATTCCCTGATTTGGTCACGGATCAGGCACTCATCAACGCGGGCTGGCGTGTGGTGGTGGCTCGAAAAGGTGAGGATGAAATGCGGCGGACCAAAGGTGAGGGGTATATCCAATGA
- a CDS encoding metal ABC transporter solute-binding protein, Zn/Mn family, translated as MIKKMFFPLVYMSFMFLFISAGVVSAGTTLPRIGVTLHPYYSFVAAIVGNTAEVVPLIGEGFNPHNYRPQPEDIKRSMTLDALVVNGIGHDEFAFEIVEAADMKGTLPIIFANKDVSLIPVGGHLDGKKIVNPHTFVSVTASVRQIYTIAQGLSELFPEHADLYRRNARRYAARLRRMKAEYMERLAMLPSMDFRCATIHGGYDYLFQDFGLQVTAVIEPGHGLKPTASQLARTIDEIKRLGVDVIFTEMAFPDKYVDTIHEETGIRIRHLSHLTSGEYSKDGFEKGLRANLEALTSALIEAQSSKQGG; from the coding sequence ATGATCAAAAAAATGTTTTTCCCTCTGGTATACATGAGCTTTATGTTTTTGTTCATTTCGGCGGGTGTTGTTTCCGCAGGGACAACGCTTCCTCGTATCGGGGTCACTTTGCATCCGTATTACAGTTTTGTCGCGGCGATTGTCGGTAACACGGCTGAAGTGGTCCCTCTTATTGGCGAGGGGTTCAACCCGCATAATTATCGGCCGCAACCTGAAGATATCAAGCGCTCCATGACCCTGGATGCCTTGGTCGTCAATGGGATAGGTCACGATGAATTCGCTTTTGAAATAGTGGAGGCGGCGGATATGAAAGGCACGTTGCCCATCATTTTTGCCAACAAGGATGTCTCCCTGATTCCCGTGGGAGGTCATCTTGATGGTAAAAAAATCGTGAATCCGCACACTTTTGTCTCGGTGACTGCTTCAGTCCGCCAGATATATACCATCGCTCAGGGACTGAGTGAGTTGTTTCCCGAGCATGCCGATCTCTATCGCAGGAATGCCAGACGTTATGCAGCTCGACTCAGGCGTATGAAGGCGGAATACATGGAGCGTCTCGCCATGTTGCCGAGCATGGATTTTCGATGTGCGACCATTCACGGTGGGTATGACTATCTTTTTCAGGATTTCGGACTTCAGGTCACGGCAGTGATTGAGCCCGGACATGGTCTCAAACCTACGGCAAGCCAACTTGCCAGGACCATTGACGAAATAAAGCGGCTTGGGGTGGACGTTATTTTCACTGAAATGGCTTTCCCTGATAAATACGTGGATACCATTCACGAAGAAACAGGGATTCGCATCAGACATCTCTCTCATTTGACAAGCGGCGAATATAGCAAAGACGGCTTTGAAAAGGGGCTGCGGGCCAATCTGGAAGCTCTGACCAGCGCCCTGATCGAAGCTCAAAGTTCCAAGCAAGGAGGTTGA
- a CDS encoding metal ABC transporter ATP-binding protein: MTVTHMTGGPSVHFENVGLSLGGNTILDGVNFTVAAGTIHCVIGPNGGGKTSLIRSLLGQMPHTGDIRICWGNDWTMGYVPQALEFDDSLPMTVADFMAMIGQRHRPAFMGLKRDSRTLVENVLARVDMLDKRDRPFGSLSGGERQRVLLAQALMPSPKLLVLDEPASGLDKAGAAVMHSIVQELSDNGTTVLIIHHDLGIVREIAHGVTCINQHMLFSGDPQQELTSERIFTIFSSSAKAA, encoded by the coding sequence ATGACAGTCACCCATATGACGGGCGGTCCCTCTGTGCACTTCGAGAATGTCGGTCTTTCACTTGGCGGAAACACCATCCTCGACGGGGTGAATTTTACGGTGGCAGCCGGAACCATTCATTGTGTTATCGGTCCCAATGGAGGGGGGAAGACTTCACTCATTCGGTCCCTGCTCGGTCAAATGCCCCATACTGGGGATATTCGTATCTGCTGGGGGAATGATTGGACCATGGGGTATGTGCCTCAGGCCCTTGAGTTCGATGATTCACTCCCAATGACCGTTGCCGATTTCATGGCGATGATCGGGCAACGTCATCGTCCTGCTTTCATGGGCTTGAAACGGGATAGCCGGACTTTGGTTGAGAATGTTCTGGCTCGAGTTGACATGCTCGACAAAAGAGATCGACCTTTTGGCTCCCTGTCCGGCGGTGAACGGCAACGCGTGCTGCTGGCACAGGCCCTGATGCCTTCCCCGAAACTGCTCGTGCTGGATGAACCCGCATCCGGGTTGGACAAAGCAGGTGCTGCCGTCATGCATTCCATTGTTCAGGAATTGTCGGACAACGGAACGACTGTCCTTATCATTCATCATGATCTTGGTATAGTTCGGGAAATAGCCCATGGGGTGACCTGCATAAATCAACACATGCTTTTCTCCGGCGATCCGCAGCAGGAATTGACCTCGGAGCGCATTTTTACCATCTTCTCCTCTTCTGCAAAGGCGGCTTGA
- a CDS encoding metal ABC transporter permease, whose protein sequence is MHSVYDFIRSPLMEWGRAGVLPEFFQYAFVVNALLCALIAGPLLGGIGTMVVSKRLAFFSQAVGQAALTGVALGVLLGEPVTAPYASLFGFCILFALTMNYTRNRTRMKQDTVIGVFLSISLAVGACVLLYVTARVNMHVLDNILFGSILTVNDTDMNVLLGIGAICMAVGIPTYNNMLLSSFNSSLAQVRGVNATLHDYIFVLMITVITVACLKIVGAVLVEALLIIPAASARNISRSIKGFFGYSVVFATVSCLLGIIVPMQFEIPVPSGGAIILVASFLFALTAGIRAVSGSYKEASA, encoded by the coding sequence ATGCATTCAGTGTACGATTTTATTCGGTCTCCACTTATGGAGTGGGGCAGGGCTGGGGTATTGCCGGAATTTTTCCAATACGCTTTTGTGGTCAATGCGCTTTTGTGTGCTTTGATTGCCGGGCCGTTGCTGGGTGGGATAGGAACCATGGTCGTTTCCAAACGATTGGCTTTTTTTTCCCAGGCAGTGGGGCAGGCTGCCTTGACCGGTGTCGCCCTTGGCGTGCTTCTCGGGGAGCCTGTCACAGCTCCGTATGCCTCTCTTTTCGGTTTTTGCATTCTTTTTGCCTTGACCATGAATTATACCAGGAACCGCACGCGTATGAAGCAGGATACTGTTATCGGTGTCTTTCTCTCTATTTCGCTGGCAGTGGGTGCCTGCGTTTTGCTTTATGTCACAGCTCGGGTCAACATGCATGTCCTCGACAATATCCTGTTCGGTTCCATTCTGACGGTCAATGACACTGATATGAATGTCCTTCTGGGTATCGGGGCCATTTGTATGGCGGTGGGGATTCCCACCTATAATAATATGCTGCTGTCCAGTTTCAATTCCAGTCTGGCTCAGGTTCGCGGGGTCAATGCTACCCTGCACGATTATATCTTCGTGCTCATGATTACTGTGATTACCGTAGCGTGCCTCAAGATCGTCGGCGCGGTACTGGTGGAAGCGCTTCTGATCATTCCTGCGGCTTCGGCACGGAATATCAGCCGTTCCATCAAGGGTTTTTTCGGATACAGTGTCGTTTTTGCCACCGTGAGTTGCCTGCTTGGCATCATTGTCCCCATGCAGTTTGAAATACCGGTGCCGTCCGGTGGGGCAATTATTCTGGTCGCGTCATTCCTTTTTGCGCTTACTGCCGGAATTCGGGCTGTTTCCGGTTCCTACAAGGAGGCCTCGGCATGA
- a CDS encoding metal ABC transporter solute-binding protein, Zn/Mn family has product MIKKLTLALFVSLLVVVVSKAAVPDLPAQRSETIVLASLDVVQALGEALTEQTSIRVLNAIPQGYSMQGQRAYLKKHQDIFSQLAEHAAGVLSVTSAWSDDPLYQWARRANIRIVNIDVTKPLDGYGAGVPLLQVEGAYSPYVWRSPANLTRMAVIAADDLSRLVPHEAQTIEENLKKLQSALFQLRSRYENAFTQMELVDLAALTGDYTYLMDEFGLGIRFYTLKPEGQWTADEEQALSQHLSQSGIVGVICPWEPEEKGRQVIRKGGAVPIVLKKYVSSLGVDPVTSLVRWYDDNLSQLLGALKTTTGG; this is encoded by the coding sequence ATGATCAAAAAACTGACATTGGCACTCTTTGTTTCACTTCTTGTCGTTGTCGTCTCCAAGGCAGCAGTCCCTGATCTTCCGGCTCAGAGGAGCGAAACCATAGTCCTTGCCTCTCTTGATGTTGTGCAAGCACTTGGAGAGGCGCTGACGGAGCAGACATCCATCAGGGTTCTCAATGCCATTCCGCAGGGGTATTCAATGCAGGGGCAAAGGGCATACCTGAAGAAGCATCAGGACATCTTTTCCCAATTGGCAGAGCATGCAGCAGGGGTGCTTTCCGTGACCTCTGCCTGGAGCGATGATCCTCTTTATCAGTGGGCTCGACGAGCCAATATCCGAATCGTGAATATTGATGTGACCAAGCCTCTTGATGGATATGGTGCGGGCGTGCCTCTGCTCCAGGTGGAGGGAGCGTATTCGCCGTATGTCTGGCGCAGTCCCGCTAACCTGACTCGTATGGCCGTGATTGCGGCTGATGATCTATCCCGTCTGGTTCCCCATGAAGCGCAGACCATAGAGGAGAATCTCAAGAAGTTGCAATCCGCATTGTTTCAATTGCGCAGTCGTTATGAAAACGCCTTCACCCAAATGGAGTTGGTTGATCTTGCTGCATTGACGGGTGACTACACCTATCTCATGGATGAATTCGGCCTGGGCATTCGCTTTTATACCCTCAAACCCGAAGGACAGTGGACCGCAGACGAAGAACAAGCTCTTTCTCAACATCTGAGTCAATCAGGGATTGTCGGGGTCATTTGTCCATGGGAGCCGGAAGAAAAGGGACGTCAGGTTATCAGGAAAGGCGGCGCTGTCCCCATCGTGTTGAAAAAGTATGTGTCCTCACTGGGTGTGGACCCGGTTACATCTTTGGTTCGTTGGTATGACGATAATTTATCCCAGTTGCTTGGGGCGCTGAAAACTACAACAGGAGGCTGA
- a CDS encoding FeoB-associated Cys-rich membrane protein yields the protein MMDTVIALIIIGAAACFLFFKMKAKFSSKGGCGCGCGCGTESCCDGDEEKHSVPHDD from the coding sequence ATGATGGATACGGTCATTGCTCTTATCATTATTGGTGCGGCTGCTTGTTTTCTTTTTTTCAAAATGAAGGCCAAGTTTTCATCCAAGGGAGGATGCGGGTGCGGATGCGGGTGCGGTACGGAAAGTTGCTGCGATGGTGATGAGGAAAAACACTCGGTACCGCATGATGACTAA
- a CDS encoding HMA2 domain-containing protein: MNFATIAALRKYLSIKHSLPGRIRIKFSLAIMSDPEALKLAQSPPEMPEAVTDTQLNLFSRTLLIEYDAERVPPALLEELITTDDDVRAAEVVEELHQALFV, encoded by the coding sequence ATGAACTTTGCTACAATTGCCGCGTTAAGAAAATATTTGTCGATTAAACACAGTTTGCCGGGCCGGATAAGGATCAAGTTCTCGCTTGCCATCATGTCTGATCCCGAGGCGCTCAAGCTTGCCCAGTCTCCGCCGGAGATGCCCGAAGCTGTTACGGATACGCAATTGAATTTGTTTTCTCGTACTTTATTGATTGAATATGACGCAGAGCGAGTGCCACCTGCCTTGCTTGAAGAACTGATCACAACAGATGATGATGTGAGGGCAGCAGAAGTTGTCGAAGAATTACACCAAGCTCTCTTTGTCTAG
- a CDS encoding heavy metal translocating P-type ATPase — protein sequence MNIVRSIPGRIRFESESEQAVLYIQEYLQKVVGDDLGEIEFSYSQRSGRGLALFSPCPNLTARVLEAMGAAMAEPPVPELPTCRTAAPGDEMACTLPALGSALYEAETIENPFWIVAKKVLNFYMTRLFMPATIRPYWTVFSVSPLIFEGVRSLFQRQLNVAVLDAAAIGSALAMRDFNTAGTIHLLLDISETLEDWTREKSRSDLASLFRGDGKPVWVLRKGEEVQTPQENLVSGDLVIVRSGARIPVDGVVADGTAMVNQASMTGEPLSVKRGPGKEVYAGTVVEEGKIIILSEGVGDETRFAKIAQVIADSENMKADIHGQAVKLADKIVPYSFLLSGVIFAVTRNWMQAAAVLMADYSCAIKLATPLAVRSAMLESAHCGALIKGGKFIEQLAQVDAIVLDKTGTLTKASPEVVDICPVNGYTREFILRNAACMEEHFPHPVADAVVRKADEEGFNHDEKHAEVEYILAHGIATTLDGQRMILGSRHFVHEDEGIDLDEAEAQISRCSESGLSTLYMAVGGKLAGVIALQDPLRESAYRFIRRLENMGMKRIIMLTGDGEATARNVAAELDIQEYYAQVLPDEKTDLVDSLREEGYTVAMVGDGINDSAALSRADVGVSMKHGADIAQEACDVMLTSERLDSLMDAMSLSKMVMRRIKRNYRFIVGSNTLFIGLGVAGIISPAMLAFLHNSGTVLTCAHSMRPMLPEQ from the coding sequence ATGAATATTGTCCGTAGCATTCCCGGTCGCATCCGTTTTGAGTCGGAATCCGAGCAGGCAGTCCTGTATATACAGGAGTATCTTCAGAAAGTCGTAGGTGATGATCTTGGCGAGATAGAGTTCAGCTACAGTCAACGGTCAGGTCGTGGACTGGCGCTGTTTTCCCCTTGCCCGAATCTGACTGCGAGGGTGCTGGAAGCCATGGGGGCCGCTATGGCCGAGCCTCCTGTTCCGGAACTTCCTACCTGTCGAACCGCCGCTCCAGGCGATGAGATGGCATGTACATTGCCTGCGCTTGGATCAGCCTTATATGAAGCTGAAACTATTGAGAATCCTTTTTGGATTGTTGCCAAGAAAGTGCTCAATTTTTACATGACCCGGCTGTTCATGCCTGCGACGATTCGTCCTTACTGGACAGTCTTCAGCGTTTCACCTTTGATCTTCGAGGGAGTCCGATCTTTATTCCAGCGTCAATTGAACGTTGCCGTGCTTGATGCCGCAGCCATCGGGTCTGCCCTGGCCATGCGGGACTTCAATACTGCGGGAACCATTCATTTGTTGCTCGACATCAGTGAAACCCTGGAAGACTGGACTCGAGAGAAGTCTCGAAGTGACCTCGCTTCCTTATTTCGGGGTGATGGCAAACCCGTCTGGGTTTTACGCAAGGGTGAAGAGGTCCAGACTCCGCAGGAGAACCTTGTTTCTGGAGATTTGGTTATTGTCCGTTCCGGGGCGCGTATTCCTGTGGATGGAGTTGTTGCCGATGGTACGGCCATGGTCAACCAGGCTTCCATGACGGGAGAGCCGTTGTCTGTGAAGCGTGGACCGGGCAAGGAAGTGTATGCCGGGACAGTCGTTGAGGAAGGCAAGATCATTATTCTCTCCGAAGGAGTTGGTGATGAAACCCGATTCGCCAAAATTGCTCAGGTTATTGCTGATTCCGAAAACATGAAGGCGGACATTCACGGCCAAGCTGTGAAGTTGGCCGACAAGATTGTTCCATATTCCTTTCTGCTTTCCGGGGTGATTTTCGCAGTGACCAGGAACTGGATGCAGGCCGCAGCCGTTCTTATGGCGGATTATTCCTGTGCCATAAAACTCGCGACACCTCTTGCCGTGCGTTCGGCCATGTTGGAGTCTGCCCACTGCGGAGCGTTGATCAAAGGGGGAAAATTTATTGAGCAATTGGCTCAGGTCGATGCCATTGTGCTGGACAAGACCGGCACCCTGACCAAGGCCTCTCCTGAGGTCGTGGATATCTGCCCGGTCAATGGCTACACCCGTGAATTTATCCTGCGCAATGCCGCCTGCATGGAGGAACATTTCCCCCATCCTGTGGCAGACGCGGTTGTCAGGAAAGCCGATGAAGAAGGTTTCAATCATGATGAAAAGCATGCAGAAGTTGAATATATTCTTGCCCATGGCATAGCGACGACGCTGGATGGTCAACGCATGATTCTCGGCAGCAGGCACTTTGTCCACGAGGATGAGGGGATTGATTTGGACGAAGCTGAGGCTCAGATCTCTCGGTGTTCCGAGAGCGGATTGTCCACACTGTATATGGCTGTCGGTGGGAAGCTCGCCGGTGTCATTGCTCTGCAAGACCCGCTCAGGGAGTCGGCCTATCGGTTCATCAGGCGGCTGGAGAACATGGGCATGAAGCGGATCATCATGCTGACCGGTGATGGAGAAGCAACGGCCAGGAATGTTGCCGCTGAATTGGATATTCAGGAATACTATGCGCAGGTTTTGCCGGACGAAAAGACTGATCTGGTGGATTCCCTGCGAGAGGAAGGGTATACTGTGGCCATGGTGGGTGACGGTATCAATGATTCTGCCGCACTAAGTCGAGCTGATGTGGGAGTCTCCATGAAGCATGGAGCCGATATTGCCCAGGAGGCGTGTGATGTGATGCTGACAAGCGAACGCCTGGACAGTCTCATGGATGCCATGTCCCTTTCGAAGATGGTCATGCGTCGGATTAAGCGGAATTATCGATTTATTGTCGGGAGCAATACTCTTTTCATCGGTCTCGGTGTGGCAGGGATCATTTCTCCGGCCATGCTTGCCTTTTTGCATAATTCAGGAACGGTTTTGACCTGCGCTCACAGTATGCGCCCCATGCTCCCTGAACAATAA
- a CDS encoding cation diffusion facilitator family transporter: MNERTVTVEGDNDLVAARKRAALSVLLNMILALVKGGAGILSGSAALIGDAVHSAADVFASGAALVGLWIAGKKHPSFPFGLYKAENIATLVIALAVIMVAYEIGRDALIGGETIPDTALALPVAIGSLIVAVVFGLFQLRCGKKLGSPALIADARDYLVDGASTGVVIIGLIGASFGFALDRWAAGAVSLFVLWAGFELLVDAVRDLLDAAMPRELVHDLSSLVEKQPLVSRVLGCVGRQAGGRYIANLDILLRTNDHLVADRVADRLEVLVKKEFPRIVMVHVRTHFGHSESHRRITPVIDHGGAMAEGLASAPWFMVEDLDGQTKAVTECAFVRNPHRDAPKRRGLMVGQMLMELKPDQVIRPDGHAGTALALLEEAGVDILRIGEEK; the protein is encoded by the coding sequence ATGAATGAGCGTACTGTCACTGTCGAGGGTGATAACGATCTTGTCGCGGCACGGAAAAGAGCAGCTCTTTCGGTACTGCTCAACATGATACTTGCTCTGGTAAAAGGTGGTGCCGGGATTCTTTCCGGCAGTGCCGCCCTTATAGGTGATGCGGTCCACTCCGCGGCCGATGTTTTTGCATCCGGGGCTGCACTTGTCGGTCTGTGGATTGCCGGTAAAAAGCACCCGTCATTTCCTTTCGGATTATACAAGGCCGAAAATATCGCGACGTTGGTCATTGCTTTGGCCGTGATTATGGTTGCGTACGAGATTGGCCGGGATGCGCTCATTGGTGGTGAAACCATACCGGACACTGCTCTTGCCTTGCCGGTTGCCATTGGCTCGTTGATTGTTGCCGTTGTCTTTGGGCTTTTTCAGCTTCGATGCGGGAAAAAACTTGGGTCCCCGGCCTTGATCGCCGATGCGCGGGACTATCTGGTGGATGGTGCATCCACGGGAGTGGTGATCATTGGTTTGATCGGAGCCAGTTTTGGTTTTGCTTTGGATCGATGGGCTGCCGGTGCGGTTTCACTTTTTGTGCTTTGGGCCGGTTTCGAGCTTTTGGTTGATGCGGTGCGAGATTTACTTGATGCCGCCATGCCTCGGGAGTTGGTGCACGATCTCAGTTCGCTTGTGGAAAAACAACCTTTGGTCTCACGAGTGCTCGGCTGTGTCGGGCGGCAGGCCGGTGGTCGTTATATCGCCAATCTTGATATCCTTCTGCGCACCAATGACCATCTGGTCGCTGACAGGGTGGCAGATCGTCTGGAAGTGCTGGTGAAGAAAGAGTTTCCGCGAATTGTCATGGTCCATGTGAGGACACACTTCGGACACAGTGAGTCTCATCGACGGATCACGCCTGTCATTGATCATGGTGGAGCCATGGCCGAAGGACTGGCTTCTGCCCCTTGGTTCATGGTGGAGGATTTGGATGGACAGACCAAAGCAGTTACCGAGTGCGCATTTGTCAGGAATCCTCACAGGGATGCGCCTAAACGTCGTGGACTGATGGTCGGGCAGATGCTTATGGAGCTTAAACCTGATCAGGTCATCAGGCCTGATGGACATGCCGGAACAGCTCTTGCCCTGTTGGAAGAGGCCGGAGTGGATATTCTCCGTATAGGTGAGGAAAAGTAA
- a CDS encoding HMA2 domain-containing protein — protein sequence MNAVAEEGRIRFRNEALKVADFGYKVRDSLLEVKGVIQVQVNKRVGSILILFDKTKITAENILTKIAEGLGIDMNKVKANMASAQKTLNGRKARRYVKRGLAASLIAAIGIVYYSERWHVVAGSAFLSLLGMHIYQNRRTLAK from the coding sequence ATGAACGCAGTCGCAGAAGAAGGACGTATCCGGTTCAGAAACGAGGCCCTCAAAGTTGCCGATTTCGGTTACAAGGTCCGAGATTCCCTGCTGGAAGTCAAAGGGGTGATTCAGGTACAGGTCAACAAACGTGTGGGAAGCATTCTCATTCTTTTCGACAAGACCAAAATCACTGCCGAGAATATTCTGACCAAGATCGCCGAAGGCCTTGGCATCGACATGAACAAGGTCAAGGCCAATATGGCCAGTGCCCAGAAGACACTCAATGGCCGCAAGGCGCGCAGATACGTCAAGCGAGGGTTAGCGGCATCCTTGATTGCAGCCATCGGAATCGTCTACTATTCCGAACGCTGGCATGTTGTGGCGGGCAGCGCATTCCTCAGCCTGCTCGGAATGCACATCTATCAGAACCGTCGCACGCTCGCCAAGTAG